From a region of the bacterium genome:
- a CDS encoding SBBP repeat-containing protein — protein MQYSTYLGGAAIDIVHDLGLDSAGILYLCGQTNSTDFWVSPNALFPERVATSGFLVSFNPDLRLFVYSTFIPSDQWAIAREIDVVSPGRLWVSGEVSDVATFPTTDDALQPRGGGFDDGFFSLWDLSENQLVYSSFL, from the coding sequence TTGCAATACAGTACCTATCTGGGAGGGGCTGCGATTGACATCGTCCACGATTTGGGGCTTGACTCCGCTGGGATTTTGTATCTCTGCGGTCAGACGAATTCCACTGATTTCTGGGTAAGTCCCAATGCTCTCTTTCCTGAGCGAGTGGCCACCAGCGGATTTTTGGTGAGTTTCAATCCCGATCTCCGCTTATTTGTCTATTCCACCTTCATCCCGTCGGATCAGTGGGCGATTGCCCGAGAAATTGACGTAGTGAGTCCGGGCCGACTGTGGGTATCGGGAGAAGTCAGCGACGTGGCGACCTTTCCGACAACTGACGATGCCTTACAGCCGAGAGGTGGGGGCTTCGATGATGGATTTTTTTCGTTGTGGGATCTGAGCGAGAACCAGCTCGTGTATAGCTCATTTTTGTGA